The nucleotide window CTCCGGCTTCAAAGCCGATGTCAACAATCCTGGGCTGGTCAGGAGCTTTTTCAGGCGAGGTTGTCCACTCGTAGATCTCTTCGGGCGGGACAAAGGAAGGGTCCTCAAGCCTGCCGCCTTCGATGCTGCGGCTCCAGATGTTTTCGTCAACGCTCCAGGGCTTGGACTTTGTAACTTCGACCGGGATTCCATGCTCTTTTGCGTAATCGATTTCCCATTCGCGGGTCAGGTTCATTTCACGCATCGGGGCAATAACATCGAGGTCGGTCTGGCGGAAAACGGCTTCGAAACGGAGCTGGTCATTGCCTTTTCCTGTGCAGCCGTGGGCAAGGGCAACTGCTCCTTCTTTTTTGGCAGCCTCAACCACTTTTTTCGCAATCAACGGGCGGGCAATTGAGGTTCCCATTACATAGCCTTCGTAGCTTCCGTTGGCTTTGATCAGGGGGAAGACGTAATCTTTAACGAATTCTTCCTTTGCATCGATCGTGTAATGCTTGTTGCTGATCTTGTTGGCTTTTGCGTCTGCCCTCTTGATTTCCTCTTCAGGCTGGCCGACATCGACTGAAATTGTAACTACTTCGTCGTATCCGTACTTTTCCTTGAGGATGGGAATGCACACTGAGGTGTCAAGCCCTCCTGAATATGCAAGTGCAACTTTCTTTGCCATGCTTTTTACTACCCCTTGCTTAATGGATATATGATGTGATAAGAATCAAAATGATTGACATGTCAATCCAGTGACATGCTAATGAATTGATACATTGTGGATTCATTCGTTAATAAACTGGTTTGTTAAATAGACGGTTCGTTAAATAGATTGATTCGTTAAATAGATTGATTCGTTAAATAGATTGATTCGTTAATAAACTGATTCATCAAGTGAACTGATTCGTTAATAAATTGATTCATCAAGTGGACTGATTCGTTAATAAGATTAATTAATTAATTAATTAATAAGATTGATTCCCTAACAGATTGATTTGGAATAATAAGTGACATGTTACAGATTTGCATGTTAACGGATCAGTAAATTCAGTAGGGTAAATAAGGTTAATAAGTTTAATAATTTTGGTAGCAGGGCATTTAATTCCTGTATTTGACAGCCAGCAGCAGGTAGATTCAAAAACTAATCATGTTTTGTCGGAGGATGTAAAAGCCACCCTGCCGACTGTGATTTACACGTAAATTTCCCGTTGGCCGACGTTTTTTATTAAGCAGTACTCTTACTCTTCAACAGGTAATCTTAAAGAGTTACCTGCTGACAGCTTTTTTCGTTACTTCAACTTACTTTTCCATCTCTTTGTGGTACTCGTTGATGGACTTGATCGTAAGTTCCTCTCCCTTCTTCATAGTCTCTATGGCAGCAGCTGCGGCTATTGCTGCCTGCAATGTGGTAATGTACGGGACCTTGAAATCAACAGCTGCCCGCCTGATCCTTGAACCGTCCCTGCGAGACTGTTTGCTTGTCGGGGTATTGATTATAAGGTCAACTTCGTCCCTGCGCATCATATCTATCACATTCGGGCTTCCGTCATGGACCTTTTTCACTACATCCATGAAGACCCCGTGCTGTGCAAGATAGTTTACAGTGCCCTGCGTGCCCATAAGTTCGAGGCCTGCTGCCTGAAGTTTCTTTGCAACGTCTACAAGTTCGGTTTTGTCTGCATTCCTTATGGAAAGGAAGACTTTTCCTGTAAGAGGTAAGACGTTGTCGGCTGCAAGCTCTGCCTTATAGTATGCCCTCCCGAAGTCGTAGTCAACACCCATGACCTCGCCAGTGCTTTTCATCTCAGGACCGAGGACAGGGTCTGCACCTGGCAATTTATCGAAAGGTAGGAGGACTTCCTTAATCGAGACATGGTTGGGTTTTGGCTCGTCCGTGTAGCCCAGGCTCTTTAAGCTGTGTCCTGCAATTACCTTGGCTGCAATCTTTGCAAGCGGGATTCCAACGGCTTTTGATACAAAAGGAATTGTCCTGCTTGAACGTGGGTTTGCTTCAAGCACATAGACCTTCCCATCTTTTTCTGCCATCTGTATGTTAATCAAACCCTTGACCCTGAGGGCAAGAGCTATCTTGCGGGTATAATCCCTTACCTGGTCAAGAACCTCAGGCGAGAGAGATTGAGGTGGAATTACACAGGCCGAGTCTCCGGAGTGAACACCTGCTTCCTCGATGTGTTCCATTATTGCACCGATCAGTACGTCTTTCTGGTCGCAGACCGCATCCACATCGATTTCAGAGGCTGCCTCAAGGAAATCATCAATCAGTATCGGGTGTTCGTGAGAGACCCTGACTGCCTCTTTCATATAGCGTTCAAGGTCGATTTCATCGTATACGATTTCCATTGCCCGCCCGCCAAGTACGTAGGAAGGACGCACAAGTACAGGGAAACCGATTCTCTTTGCAACCTCGATTGCTTCCTTATGGGAAGTTGCATATCCGCCTTCAGGCTGTGGAACACCAAGCTCCTGCATAAGGAGATAGAACTTTTCCCTATCTTCGGCAAGGTCCATGTCGTCAGGGTCCGTGCCCAGAATCACGGTATTAAGGTCGGTCCTGCGCTTCAATTCCTGCTTGAGGGGAATTGCAAGGTTCACTGACGTCTGTCCTCCGAACTGCACAAGGACTCCATCAGGCCTCTCGCGCTCGATTACGTTCATCACATACTCAAGGGTAAGAGGTTCAAAAAAGAGCTTGTCTGAGGTATCAAAGTCCGTAGATACGGTTTCGGGGTTGTTATTAATGATATGAGTCTCTATGCCTTCTTCCCGAAGCGCAGTAACTGCATGCACAGTACAGTAGTCAAACTCGATTCCCTGTCCAATCCTTATCGGGCCTGCTCCAAGAATAAGAATCTTCTTCTTATCTGTGGAGTTTGTCTCGCAGTCATCTTCGTAAGTAGAATAGTAATAAGGAGTAGCCGCTTCAAATTCGGCTGCACAGGTATCTACCATCTTGAAAGTGGCCACAAGACCGGCAGCATGTCTGAGATCACTTATCTCCTGGCTGGTTTTTCCAGTCAGTTCGGCAAGGCGGGTGTCCGGGAAGCCCATCCTTTTTGCTTCACGCAGGAGTTCAGGGGTAAGTTCTTCTGCCCTGATTCGCTTTTCCATCTCAACGATCTTTTTCATCTTTGAGATGAAGAAGGGATTGATGCTCGAAAGCTCGGCAATTTCCTTTACCGACATGCCCCTCTCAAGCGCATGGAAGAGCACAAAAAGGCGTTCGCTTGTAGGAGTCTTCAGGAGAGTTTTAATTTCAGGTTCTTCCCATTGTTTTATTCCTAACTGGCTATCGATATCCAGGGACTTGAAAGCCTTTAGCAGAGATTCTTCAACAGTCCTGCCAATAGCCATGACTTCTCCCGTACTTTTCATGGCTGTGGTCAGGGTTTTGTCTGCAGTTGTGAATTTGTCAAAAGGCCACCTGGGAATTTTGGTAATTACATAGTCCAGAGCAGGTTCAAAAGAGGCAGGAGTGCTCTTGGTAACATTATTTATAATCTCATCAAGTGCCATTCCAATTGCGATCTTTGCAGTTACACGGGCAATCGGGTAACCCGTAGCCTTTGATGCAAGGGCTGATGACCTTGAAACCCTTGGATTTACCTCGACAATGCGATAATCGCCTTCTTTCAAGGCGTACTGAATATTGCACCCACCTTCGATCTTCAGGGCGCGGATAATCTTGATTGAGGCACTCCTGAGCATCTGGTGCTCTGCATCGCTTAAGGTCTGGGAAGGAGCAACAACTGCCGATTCTCCGGTGTGCACGCCCATAGGGTCGATATTTTCCATGTTACAGATCACGATACAGGTATCGTTTGCATCTCTCATGACCTCATATTCGACCTCTGCCCAGCCAAGCACACTTTCTTCTATGAGTACCTGGTTGATACGACTGCGCCTGAGCCCACGTTCAGTGATTTCGAGCAGCTCTTCTTTTGTGCGGGCAATTCCGCCTCCTGCACCACCGAGAGTGTAAGCCGGACGGACAATTAGAGGAAGCCCGAGTTCTCCGACAACGTCTTCAGCTTCTTTTAAAGAATTAACTGCACGGCTTAAGGGAACTTTTTCCCCTATCCTGATCATCGTCTCTTTGAAGAGTTCCCTGTCTTCAGTGTTTTTAATAGCTTCAACAGGAGTCCCCAGGATCTCGACTCCGTATTTTTCGAACACACCATTTTCTGCAAGTTCACTGGTAATATTAAGGCCTGTCTGCCCCCCAATGCCTGCAATAATCCCGTCAGGGCGCTCTTTTTCAATAATTTTTTCTATTATCTTGGCATCAAGAGGCTCGATATAGACCGAATCAGCCATTTCAGGATCGGTCATTATAGTTGCAGGGTTTGAGTTTACAAGAACGACCTTTACCCCTTCTTCTTTTAAGGACCTGCATGCCTGGCTGCCTGAAAAGTCGAATTCCGCAGCCTGCCCTATAGTTATTGGCCCTGAGCCTATAAGCAAAACCTTCTTTATGTCCTCGCGTTTTGGCATTAAACCTCACCTCCGAGGACCTTTACAACCTTGCCAAAGAACGTTTCCTCGGTATCCATCGGCCCTGCCTGGGCTTCGGGATGGAACTGTACACTGAAAATATCCAGATCTTTGTGGGAAACCCCTTCTACTGTCCTGTCATTTGCGTTCAGGTATTTTACATAGAGCCCTGTGCCGTCAAGGGAGTCAGCATCGACTGCATACCCATGGTTCTGGGAGGTTATGAAGATCTTGTTTTCAATCAGGTCCTTTACTGGCTGGTTTCCACCCCTGTGCCCGAATTTCAACTTATAGGTTTTTGCTCCCATAGCAAGGGAAATAATCTGGTGCCCGAAACAGATTCCGCAAACTGGAATCGTGCCTGCAAAAGCCTTTACGGCATTGATTGCATCCGTTGCTTTTTCCGGGTCTCCTGGCCCGTTTGAGATAAAAAGAAGATCAGGTTCGTAACCTGCAATTTCCGAGGGTTTTGCAGTTGCAGGAACCAGAGTAAGGTCAATTCCCCGTTTGTGAAGGTTGTTTATGATATTGCGCTTAATCCCAAGGTCAACTATAACCGCATGTTTGCGTTTGCTGCCGCCTTTCCAGGCGCCTTCTGCTCCGGGAATGAAATACGGCTCTTTACAGGTTACAAGGGAGATCAGCTCTTCATCAGTGAGCTGTGGAGAGTTCCTTGCTACATCAACAGCCTCTTCTCCGTCGTCGCTGCCTGTGATAAGGGCAGCCCTCATGGTTCCGCGCTCCCTTGCCCTGATAGTGAGCATACGAGTGTCCACACCTTCAATTCCTGGCTTTCCTTCATCCTCTAAGAATTTGTGGATAGAACGGGATGACTTATAATGGTAAGGTTTTTTGCAGGCCTCCCTTACAACAAGCCCTTCCGCATGCATATTATCGGACTGGACGCGCTCCCCGCTGACACCGTAGTTTCCGATAAGGGGATAAGTAAACATTAAAATCTGACCCTTGTAAGAAGGATCTGTTAGAGCCTCCTCATATCCCGTGAATTGAGTGGTAAAAACAAGTTCGCCGCAAGCTGTGCCTTCGGCACCAAAACCGGTGCCCCTAATAACTGTTCCGTCTTCTAAGCCTAGTACTGCTTTCATCATCTGAACCTGCGAGTAAATGTCATAAGACATGTATAAGTGTTGCGATGAATTTCCCTATTCCTTGAATTACTGGTATTTCTTGAGTTTTTTAATATATAAATCTTTCAATTAAATTATACGCCTGATAAATGGGCCTCTTCAGCCTGTTTAATATTTGAATTTTCAACGCAAGAGCTTTCTAAACTTGAAACTGTTTGGGATATTATCATTTTCATATAAAATAGAGAGGTTCAAATTCTTTGCCGTGACTAACAATAATGCCTTTGCCGCGGACATCTCATGCGACAGGATAGAATTTGAAAGTCTCATTTTAGAGAAAAAAACTGAAGAATCTTGCATGCCACATATAATCTTTTGTTCTGCTTCTCACCTTAGGGCAGATGTATCAAAAAAGGATTATACTTGAAAAGGGAAAAGCTTTGCCAAATATTACAATCCCGGAAAGACGGAAAGAAAAAGCATAAAGAAAAAGCATAAAGAAAAAGCATAAAGAAAAAGCATAAAAAACAGAAAAAACAGAAAAAACATAAAGAAAAAACAGAAAAAACAGAAAAAACATAAAGAAAAAACAGAAAAGTTATACTCTTTTTTCGTTGTCTCACACTTTTCTATTGCTGGTAGTTACGTAATATTTTAGAATATAATTCTAGATCCATATAACACTAGACTCGAGACCGAAAACAACAAAAATGACAAATGCCTCTGAGGAGTTTGACAGGCCAGCCAGAGAAAATATTAAAAAAGCTTTTGAAAGGAAGAATTGATAACCTGAGTCAATATATATTAATATAATTCGTGGTGCTGAGTGATAAAACTTATATTTTCTTCGAGTTAAAATTATATTTTCTCTAAATAATAATTGTATTTTTGGTTCCATGCGAATAGAAAATCCCAGGATATCTAGAATCCGGTCAACATAAAACATTCGATATTTCAGGAGAAAATATTGATGGACTTTATATCTAATTTATTTGGTAAAGATAAAAATCAGAACCTTTTCGAGGCTTCTAAGTTAGGGCAGGTAAAAAACGTAGAGAAACTTCTGAATAGTGATAAAGTTGACATTAACTCGCAGGACACATACGGTAAAACTGCTTTAAATTATGCGGTCAATAAAGGATACAGAGACGTTGTAGAAGTGCTTATTAAAGGCGACGCTGATCTTAATATTCAAGATGAAAACGGGGACACTGCTTTAGTTTCTGCGGTAAAAATCGAACGTGGGGATATTGTTGAGTTGCTAATTAAAAGCGGTGCCGACCTTAATATTCAGGACGGAAACTGCGAGACTGCTTTGAAGTTTGCGGTAAAAGTAGGATACAGGAGCATTGTTGATCTTCTTCTTGAAGGTGGAGCCGATCCTGATATTCAGGACAGGAACGGTGAAACTGCTTTGATTTCTGCTGCAGATAGGGGACAAAAGGATATTTTTGAACTGCTAATTAAAGCTGGAGCAGACGTTAATCTTCAGGACAAAAACCTTAATACTGCTTTGATTGCTGCAACAAAGATCGGACATAAAAGTATTGCTGAGTTACTGGTTAATGCAGGGGCCGATCTTGACGTTCAGGACAAAAACGGCAATACAGCCTTGATTTATGCAGCAGATAGAGGGTACAGGGACATTGTAGACCTGCTTCTTGAAAGTGGTGCCAATCTTAATATTCAAGAAGAAAACGGGCTTACCGCTTTGATGTTGTCGGTGCAAGCAGGGCGTACGGACATTGTTGATTTGCTTATTAAAAATGGTGCCGATTTTAATATTCAGGATGAAAATTGCAATACTGCTCTGGATATTGCGGAAGAGATGGGACTTAACGAGATTGTTGATTTGCTTATTAAAAGCGAGTCAAGTTCAAGGTCCTGACTATTCAAAAGGATAAACTCTATAGGGTCACTACAGTGAGAAATACAACAAAATAGGTGTAATAGAATAAGGCGCTTATATAGAATAAGGCACTTATTCAAAATCATCGGAATTTTTGATTACAGTGAAGAAAATAGGAAAAACCCTCGTATGAAAAAGCCCTCGTATAATTGATATACCATCGTGACAATCCTTACTGCTATGAATGACAGTAAACCCGAAAATTCAGCTTTACCTTCTCACTTAACTGACCGTGCAGACCGCAATAAGGCCCTTGCCGGAAATCTCACTCCTACTTACGAATCGGTTTCTTTTTCAAATCCAGTCCTTGACCAGTTCAGGGGGCTTATGCCTGATTTCAATAAACGTCTTTCGTCTGACAGAGATCTTGGACTTTCTTCTTCTGATCACCTCCGCTTGAGTCAGGAAACTCTTCCAAGGCTTGTTTCCAGCTCATTTACCGGAATCAAATCTGCCGGTCATTTGGAATCCGTACTCGAAAGCTCAAGAATACCTGTAGGAAAAGGGCTTGAGATCTTTCCTGACCTGCCTGGAAGAATGCTGACAGAGTCAAGGGTCTGTTTCCTTAGCGCAGACCACCTTCCTATGGCTCCTCTTTCAAGCAGGCTTTTAACGCTCAGGCAGACTGAAGATAGGCTGAATGAAGTTGAAAAAGACAGGGAATAAAGAAAGAACTGAAATGATAGGGAAAAATATATTTTCTCTTTTTTTATTTTTATATTTGGGAAGACCGTTTAATTATTTAATGAAAAAGACAGTCTTCATTACCAGTTTTAGGCTTTTTACCAGTTTTAGGCTTTTTACCAGTTTTAGGCTTTTTACCAGTTTTAGGCTTTTTACCAGTTTTAGGCTTTTTACCAGTTTTAGAGATGAGTTACCTTGATACAGATAATTATCCCTAAGAGACTTACTGCTATTGCAATAGCAGTAATGAAAATGATCAAAGCGAAACTATCGTTCTCAAACATATCATTTTTCTTATACTCCATATTACTATATATGGTATTTTTACATAAAAACTTTACAATTTTTATCTGATTTTTAGACAGAAGAATATTGAATTAACATTTGACTTATTCTTGAAGACTGAAAACTCATTTAAGAAATTATTTCGCTTTTTACTCATGTTCGGAAACTCTTAGTTTCGTTCTTTTTTCTAAAGCTTAAGTGCCTGCTTTATTCAGAGCCTTTTGGAACTTCTCGAGTCCAGAGTCAAGTTCTTCATCTGTAATAACCAGTGGTGGAGAGAAACGAATTACGGAATCTCCACAGGGAAGAAGCAGAATTCCTTCTTTGAAAGCTTCCCTGAGAATTCTATCCCTTCGTATAGGGTCTATTGATTTATCGGGTTTCACAATCTCGACTCCGACCATCATACCGAGGCCACGTACGTCCCCAATGAATGGAAAGTTTTCCTGAAGCTCCCCAAGCAGTTGTTTCATCTTGAAACCAAGCTCCTTTGCCCTATTCTTTATATTTTCCTTCTCCAGAAACTTAAGGGATGCAAGTGACGCCGCTGAAGCAAGAAGATTTCCTCCAAAGGTATTTGAATGGACTCCCTGGGGCCAGTCCATAAGCTTGCGGTCTGCAAGCATTGCCCCCATTGGAAGTCCTCCTCCAAGGGCTTTTGCAAGGCACGAGATTTCAGTTCTGACCCCAAAATTTTCCATTGCAAGAAAAGGGCCTGTTCTGAAGCAGCCTGTCTGGACTTCATCAGCTACAAGGAGGACATCGTTATCGGTACAGATCTGCCTTATTTCCCTATGGAATTCAGGCGGAGGAACAATATACCCACCTTCTCCCTGTACAGGTTCTACGAAAACGGCAGCTGTATCCTTCGGGCTCAGTTCTCGTCTGAAAATGAGGTTTTCAAGCTCTTTTGCACACTCAATCCCGCAGGATGGATACTCCAGTTTAAAGGGACAACGGTAACAGTAAGCATAGTGAGAATGAGCTGTGCGGATAGCAGGAAAATGTTCCTTTTGCCTGGCTTTTGAGCAGGTAAGAGAAAGAGAGCCAAGAGTCCGACCATGAAAGGAGTTATAAAAGGAGATCAGGCCCTGCCGTTTTGTTTTCCAGACGGCAAGTTTGATTGCAGCCTCCACGGCTTCAGTCCCGCTATTGCAGTAAAACACTTTTGAATAGCCTGAAAGCTCTTCTAACTTCTTCGCAAGCTTCACAGGTGGTTCAGCAAAAAAATCTCCATATGCGCAGTGAGTCACTTTTTCAAGTTGAGATGAGATTGCAGCTTTAACTTCAGGGTTGGAGTAGCCTGCGTTCATAACAGCAATTCCTGCAACCAGGTCAATGTACTCTCTCCCATCAACATCCCTGATTACGGAACCCTTTGCGCGGTCTACAACCAGAGGATAAGGGCGGGCTGCACAGGCAGGTATTACATTGCAGTCCTGCCCGATAATTTCCCTGGCTTTCGGACCGACGATATT belongs to Methanosarcina barkeri 3 and includes:
- a CDS encoding argininosuccinate synthase, producing the protein MAKKVALAYSGGLDTSVCIPILKEKYGYDEVVTISVDVGQPEEEIKRADAKANKISNKHYTIDAKEEFVKDYVFPLIKANGSYEGYVMGTSIARPLIAKKVVEAAKKEGAVALAHGCTGKGNDQLRFEAVFRQTDLDVIAPMREMNLTREWEIDYAKEHGIPVEVTKSKPWSVDENIWSRSIEGGRLEDPSFVPPEEIYEWTTSPEKAPDQPRIVDIGFEAGVPVSLDGEKLGGYALVKKMNEIAGENGVGRTDMIEDRVLGLKARENYEHPAATVLLAAHADLEKLVLTRSELKFKKIVDDQWSELAYYGLVDEPLYADLNAFIDKSQERVTGTVKVKLYKGALTILARSSPNALYSEDLVSFDSQTIDQKDAEGFAKYHGFQARMYRKVMDKQ
- the carA gene encoding glutamine-hydrolyzing carbamoyl-phosphate synthase small subunit, which translates into the protein MKAVLGLEDGTVIRGTGFGAEGTACGELVFTTQFTGYEEALTDPSYKGQILMFTYPLIGNYGVSGERVQSDNMHAEGLVVREACKKPYHYKSSRSIHKFLEDEGKPGIEGVDTRMLTIRARERGTMRAALITGSDDGEEAVDVARNSPQLTDEELISLVTCKEPYFIPGAEGAWKGGSKRKHAVIVDLGIKRNIINNLHKRGIDLTLVPATAKPSEIAGYEPDLLFISNGPGDPEKATDAINAVKAFAGTIPVCGICFGHQIISLAMGAKTYKLKFGHRGGNQPVKDLIENKIFITSQNHGYAVDADSLDGTGLYVKYLNANDRTVEGVSHKDLDIFSVQFHPEAQAGPMDTEETFFGKVVKVLGGEV
- a CDS encoding aminotransferase class III-fold pyridoxal phosphate-dependent enzyme — its product is MFNIVGPKAREIIGQDCNVIPACAARPYPLVVDRAKGSVIRDVDGREYIDLVAGIAVMNAGYSNPEVKAAISSQLEKVTHCAYGDFFAEPPVKLAKKLEELSGYSKVFYCNSGTEAVEAAIKLAVWKTKRQGLISFYNSFHGRTLGSLSLTCSKARQKEHFPAIRTAHSHYAYCYRCPFKLEYPSCGIECAKELENLIFRRELSPKDTAAVFVEPVQGEGGYIVPPPEFHREIRQICTDNDVLLVADEVQTGCFRTGPFLAMENFGVRTEISCLAKALGGGLPMGAMLADRKLMDWPQGVHSNTFGGNLLASAASLASLKFLEKENIKNRAKELGFKMKQLLGELQENFPFIGDVRGLGMMVGVEIVKPDKSIDPIRRDRILREAFKEGILLLPCGDSVIRFSPPLVITDEELDSGLEKFQKALNKAGT
- the carB gene encoding carbamoyl-phosphate synthase large subunit → MPKREDIKKVLLIGSGPITIGQAAEFDFSGSQACRSLKEEGVKVVLVNSNPATIMTDPEMADSVYIEPLDAKIIEKIIEKERPDGIIAGIGGQTGLNITSELAENGVFEKYGVEILGTPVEAIKNTEDRELFKETMIRIGEKVPLSRAVNSLKEAEDVVGELGLPLIVRPAYTLGGAGGGIARTKEELLEITERGLRRSRINQVLIEESVLGWAEVEYEVMRDANDTCIVICNMENIDPMGVHTGESAVVAPSQTLSDAEHQMLRSASIKIIRALKIEGGCNIQYALKEGDYRIVEVNPRVSRSSALASKATGYPIARVTAKIAIGMALDEIINNVTKSTPASFEPALDYVITKIPRWPFDKFTTADKTLTTAMKSTGEVMAIGRTVEESLLKAFKSLDIDSQLGIKQWEEPEIKTLLKTPTSERLFVLFHALERGMSVKEIAELSSINPFFISKMKKIVEMEKRIRAEELTPELLREAKRMGFPDTRLAELTGKTSQEISDLRHAAGLVATFKMVDTCAAEFEAATPYYYSTYEDDCETNSTDKKKILILGAGPIRIGQGIEFDYCTVHAVTALREEGIETHIINNNPETVSTDFDTSDKLFFEPLTLEYVMNVIERERPDGVLVQFGGQTSVNLAIPLKQELKRRTDLNTVILGTDPDDMDLAEDREKFYLLMQELGVPQPEGGYATSHKEAIEVAKRIGFPVLVRPSYVLGGRAMEIVYDEIDLERYMKEAVRVSHEHPILIDDFLEAASEIDVDAVCDQKDVLIGAIMEHIEEAGVHSGDSACVIPPQSLSPEVLDQVRDYTRKIALALRVKGLINIQMAEKDGKVYVLEANPRSSRTIPFVSKAVGIPLAKIAAKVIAGHSLKSLGYTDEPKPNHVSIKEVLLPFDKLPGADPVLGPEMKSTGEVMGVDYDFGRAYYKAELAADNVLPLTGKVFLSIRNADKTELVDVAKKLQAAGLELMGTQGTVNYLAQHGVFMDVVKKVHDGSPNVIDMMRRDEVDLIINTPTSKQSRRDGSRIRRAAVDFKVPYITTLQAAIAAAAAIETMKKGEELTIKSINEYHKEMEK